The Streptomyces sp. NBC_00775 genome includes the window GCTGGCGGCACGATCCGGCGCGACAGCACGCGCTGTCGCTGTCCGCCTTCCGTCTGGAGGACGCGCGAGGACGCCCCACCGGGGTCGCGGCCCTGTACTTCGACAACGCCGACCAGATGCGCGCCCGCCGTCATCTGGATCTCGCCCGCGAGGTGGCCGAGCGAGTAGGAGGATCCCTGGATGTCGTGCGCACTGCGCAGGACCTTGCGGACGCTCTCGCACCTGCGTTCGGGGATCTCGCCGCAGTCGACCTTGCGCACTCCGTTTTCGACGGGGACGAACCGTCGAAGCAGCTGGGCGGTGGAGACACGGGCAACGCGGCCCTTGCGCCAGCCGGCGCGGTGTGGCCGGCCGGCATCAAGCGCGGCGAGTCCATCCCGCCCCTTCCCGACCACCCCCTGCTGCGCAGCTTCCGCCACGGCGAGCCTGTCGTCTTCGGCCCCGACGACTTCATTGCCATGGTCAGAGACCCGCAGCTGGTCGAGTATCTCGTCCCGAAGGACGCCCATTCGGTGATGGTGGCACCGTTGCATGCCCGCGGGCACACGCTCGGCGCCATATCGGCCTGGCGCTGCGGCCGATCCGACTCCTTCACCGAGGACGAGGCGGATCTCATGAAGCAGATCGCCTCGCGGGGTGCGCTCGCCATCGACAACGCTCGCCGTTACACGCGCGAGCACCGGGCGGCCGTGGCGCTGCAGCAGCGCCTCCTTCCCCCGGCCACGACCGACACTCCGGCAGCCGAGACCGCCGGCGTCTACCTGCCCGCAGGCGGGGGAGCGGACATCAGCGGCGACTGGTATGACGCCATTGCTCTGCCCTCTCTCCGGGTGGCCCTTGTCGCCGGAGACGTGGTCGGCCACGGCATGCCCGCAAGCGCCACCATGGGCCGCCTGCGCGCCGCCATCCAGACGCTCGCGGACCTGGAGCTCGAACCGGACGAGCTGCTCACCCGGCTCGCGGACCTGATCCAGCGCCTCGCGGCCGAAGCCCCATCCGGCGACCGCGACATCGTCGGCGGCACATGCCTGTACGCGGTCTACGACCCGGTCACCAGGCGCTGCACCATGGCCAGTGCCGGGCACCCGCCACCCGTCCTGGTCCAGCCCGACGGGACCGCCGAAGCAGTCGGGATCTCCCCGGGACCACCACTCGCCCTCAGCGGCATGCCGTACGAGACCACCGTGATCGACGTCGAGCCGGGCAGCGTCCTCGCTCTCTACACCGACGGCCTGGTCGAACGGGGCGATCGCGACATCGGCCAAGGCCTGCCGCGCCTGACGGAAGCCCTCGCCGCGCACTGCCGTCCGGATCGTGCCCTGGACGAAACCGGCCGGGCTCTCCTCGCCGACCTGGCAGACCAGGCCCCGCGCGACGACGCGGCCCTGCTGCTGGCCCGCACCCGCGCCGTCCCAGCGGCGGACACCGCTCACTGGGAGATCCCGGCCGATCCGGCCGCCGTCTCCCAAGCTCGAGAGTGGATAACCCGCCAACTCACCATGTGGGGCCTGGACGACCTCCTCTTCACCACCCAACTCATCGTCAGCGAACTGGTCACCAACGCCATCCGCTACGGCCGTCCGCCGATGGACCTCCGTCTGATTCGCCACCACGTCCTGGTGTGCGAGGTCACCGACTCCAGCAGCACCCAACCCCGCCTGCGGCGTGCCCGCACAACCGACGAGGGAGGACGCGGCCTGTTCCTCGTCTCTCAACTCGGCGGACGATGGGGCTGCCGCCATGGCCAGAACGGCAAGACGATCTGGTCCGAGCAAATCATCCAGGATTCCCCCTGAAGCTACGGCCCACCAAAGTGGGTAGAGGCAGAGTCACCCACAGCTCTGACGTGGACCCGGGGAACTCACGTCCCGATCCGCCCCGCTGCCGCCCCGGTGATCTCTTCGGGACTGGCGGTCCGCAACAGTTCGTTCAGCGCGCACTCCAGCTGCGCTCGGCGCGTGGACCGGTCACGGGCCGGCGCTTGCGCGATTGCCTCCTGCAAGTACTCCTCCGGGGTCTTCCCCTCGGCTGCTGCGCAACTCCGGATCCGCTCGTGGACCTCCTCGCTGATCGGAATGCTCATGAGGTACGCACGCCGCGGCTACCGCGTCATGCCCAAGGAGAACGCGGACGCCGACGGTTACCAGCGGATGATGTGCCCCGCCGAAGCAGGCAAGGCCCAGTGCCCCCTCAAACCGCACACCCTCGGCCGCGGCATCCAGCTCCCCCTCGTCGACCCGGAGCCCAGCCCAGCGGGCCCGCTCAAGGTCTGCCGCCGGCGCATGATCACCGTCAGCCCTGAAACCGGCGCCAAGCACTGTCAGGCCCTGGAGTACGGCGGACCGGAATGGCAGAAGATCTACTTCCGGCTCCGCAACAGCGTCGAGGGCTGCAACGGCTACGCGAAGAATCCACTGGCCGAGGGCATCGAAGCCGCGGGCTCACGCCGCATCGCGGCCCAGACGATCCTCTTGGCCTTCCAACTCGCCCACGCCAACCGCCGCAAGATCAAGAGCTGACTTGAGACGCTGGCGTTCGGCGGCGAGCGCCCCCGCCGCCGCACCCACCACCGGCCAACAACGAGAAACGGGCCCCACCAGGACTTTCGTCACTGGCGGAGACCCGTTTCGTCGGTTTCTCATGGTGTCCGAGGGGGGACTTGAACCCCCACGCCCGATAAAGGGCACTAGCACCTCAAGCTAGCGCGTCTGCCATTCCGCCACCCGGACAAGGTGTCTGTCGCGCGGGGTTTCCCTCGCGGCGACAGAGGAAACATTACCAGGCTTTCCAGGGCCCCTGATCACGCCCTGTTCCCGCGTGAACGGCGTGTGACGGGCCGGGACCGGCCTTGGGCACCGGCGGGGGTCGGAGGGAGGATGAGGGGGACCACCAGCAGTGACAGTGGGAGGAAGCAGCGTGAGCGAGTCGAACACGGCCAGGGGTGTCTCTGGCGAGGACGAGGTTGTGGACCTCTGTCGCGAGCTGATCCGGATCGACACCAGCAACTACGGGGACCACTCCGGGCCGGGCGAGCGCAAGGCCGCGGAGTACGTGGCCGAGAAGCTCGCCGAGGTCGGGCTGGAGCCGCAGATCTTCGAGTCGCACAAGGGGCGCGCCTCCACGGTGGCCCGCATCGAGGGCGAGGACCCCTCCCGGCCCGCGCTGCTCATCCACGGCCACACCGACGTCGTACCGGCCAACGCGGCGGACTGGACCCACCACCCGTTCTCCGGAGAGATCGCGGACGGAATGGTGTGGGGCCGCGGCGCGGTCGACATGAAGGACATGGACGCCATGACGCTGGCGGTCGTCCGGGACCGGCTGCGCAGCGGGCGCAAGCCGCCCCGCGACATCGTCCTCGCCTTCCTCGCGGACGAGGAGGCGGGCGGCACCTGGGGCGCGCGGCACCTGGTCGACAAGCACCCGGACCTCTTCGAGGGCGTCACGGAGGCGATCGGCGAGGTCGGCGGGTTCTCCTTCACGGTCAACGAGAAGCTGCGGCTGTATCTCGTGGAGACCGCCCAGAAGGGCATGCACTGGATGAAGCTGACCGTGGACGGCACCGCCGGGCACGGTTCGATGATCCACAAGGACAACGCGATCACCGAGCTGTCCGAGGCCGTGGGGCGGCTCGGCCGGCACAAGTTCCCGGTCCGGGTGACGAAGACGCTGCGGCACTTCCTCGACGAGCTCGGCGACGCGCTCGGCACCGAGCTCGACCCGGAGAACATGGACGCGACGCTCGCCAAGCTCGGCGGCATCGCCAAGCTCATCGGCGCCTCCCTGCAGAACACCGCCAACCCGACCCAGCTGGGTGCCGGGTACAAGGTCAACGTGATTCCGGGGCAGGCCACCGCGCATGTCGACGGCCGTTATCTGCCGGGGTACGAGGAGGAGTTCCTCGCCGACCTGGACCGGATTCTCGGACCGAGGGTCAAGCGCGAGGACGTGCACGCGGACAAGGCGCTGGAGACCACCTTCGACGGGGCGCTGGTCGACGCCATGCAGACCGCGCTGTCCGCCGAGGACCCGATCGCGCGCGCGGTGCCCTACATGCTCTCGGCCGGCACCGACGCCAAGTCCTTCGCCGACCTCGGCATCCGCTGCTTCGGCTTCGCCCCGCTGAAGCTGCCGCCGGAGCTGGACTTCGCGGGCATGTTCCACGGTGTCGACGAGCGGGTGCCGGTGGACGCGCTGCAGTTCGGCGTGCGTGTGCTCGACCGTTTCATCGACGCGTCGTGACGTGTTGACACCGGTATTCGCCCGCGCGTACGGAGATCACCCGGGAAGGGTGAATGCGACCATAAGCTCGTAGCTCTAGTACTCCCTCCTCGTTACAGGTGTTGCGATCCGCTACTTGGGATCGCATTTGCCAACAAGGAGGAATAATGATCAAGAAGGTCGTCGCTGCTGCGGCTGCCACTGGTGGTCTGGTTCTCGCGGGTGCGGGCCTGGCCGTCGCCGATGCGGGTGCTCAGGGTGCCGCAGTGCACTCCCCGGGCGTCATCTCCGGCAACGTCATCCAGGTGCCCGTTCACGTCCCGGTGAACGTCTGCGGCAACACGGTCTCCGTGATCGGGCTGCTGAACCCCGCCTTCGGCAACACCTGCATCAACAAGTGACGTTGTGCTTCACCCCATGAGGGTCTGAGCCCGTCGGCCCCGGAGTGCGCGCCATGCGCTCCGGGGCCGACCGGCTTTCGGCGCACGCGCTGGACGGATGCGTGCGCGTTCCGGATGGTCCAAGCCAAGGGCTAAGGCAGGGAATTCAGTTATGCGACAGGTCACCCGCAAGGGCCTGATGACCGTGGCGGCCGCGACCGGCGTGCTCGCCGCGACCGGCGGCTACGCACACGCCGACTCGGGTGCGAACGGTTCCAGTTCGGACTCGCCCGGCGTGCTGTCGGGCAACACGGTGCAGGCGCCGGTGCACGCGCCGGTCAACGTCTGTGGCAACACCGTGAACGTCGTCGGGGTGCTCAACCCGGCGATGGGCAACACGTGCGTCAACCACGGCGGCGGCAGCGGTTCCTCCGGGGGCGGCTACGGCGACGGAGGCTCCCACTCCGGCGGTGGTGCGCAGGCCGGCGGGCACGCCAGTGACTCGCCGGGCGTCGGCTCCGGCAATCACGTGCAGGCGCCGATCGACGTGCCGGTCAACGTCTGCGGCAACAGCGTGAACGTGGTCGGCGTCGGCAACGCGGCGGCGGGCAACGACTGCGCCAACGGGACGGGTGGCGGTCACTCCACCACCCCGCCCGGCGGCGGTCATGAGACGCCGCCTCCGGGTAACCCCGGAGAGCCGGGCCACCCCGGGCAGCCGGGCCACCCCGGGAACCCGGGTCAGCCGGGTAACCCGGGCACTCCGGGCACTCCGGGTACTCCGGGTCACCCCGGGCAGCCGGGCCAGTCGGCCACCCCGGGAGGCAAGCACCCGGGCGGCGTCTCGCACGCCAACCACCCGGGGGCGCAGTCCGTCACCCAGCCCAAGGGCGCCGCGCAGCTCGCCCACACCGGCAGTGACCTGCCGCTCGGTGTGGTTGTGCCCGCCGGTGCGGGGGCGCTGCTGGCCGGTGCCCTGCTCTACCGCAAGGCACGATCGGCGGCGTAAAACGGCATGAATATGAGCACAACGTCACACATGTCCCCTGTGACGTGAAGAACGGAGCGGGCCCCGCCACTGCGGGGCCCGCTCCGTTTCAACGGCCTGTCGTCACCACGTGGCGCGCACCTGGCGGATGATCCGCCGGCGCAACCGCACCCTGCGGCTGCCGTCGCGCAGCAGGCTCAGGCGGTCCAACTCCCAGTGTCCGTACTCCGCATGGTCCGTCAGCAGACGTGTCGTCTCCTTGCGGGAGACCCCGCGCGGTACGTACACGTCGACAAATTCGTATTCCGGCATCGCATCTATTGTGCGGGCAGAGCCCGTGTACGGATAGCGTCTGCACTATGTCTGATGCTGTGCAGCCCACCGCTGCCGAGGTACGCGCCGCCGCCGAGGCGGTCAAGACCGCTCTCGACCGCCACCTGGCCGCGGTCGAGCGCAGGACGGGTGAGGACGACCCGGCCGTCTACGAGGCGTTCAACGAGCTGGCCGCCGCTGCCGAGGAGTACGACGAGCTCCTCTACGACCGCTACGACGAGGTCACACCCTTCGAGATCCCCGGTACCGACGACACCCTGCCGCCGTACACGGGCCCCGAGGAGCCGAATGCGCTGAGTGTGCTGATCCGCCGGGACTACGCGGTGGTGGAGCCACAGCGACTGCTGGCGCAGGCCCAGCGCGTGGAAGCCGTGGAGGAGGACGGGGCCACCGCCACCGCGGGCTTCGACGCGGCGGCCGGCACGATCCACGGTGCGCTCGGGGTCCTGTTCGGCGAGTTCGAACCGGACGAGATCGCCTCCCGGCACAAGGAGTTCGGCCTGGAGGAGGCGGACTCCACACTCTGGGTGACCGCCGCGGACGAACCGGCCGAGCCCGGCGAATGGCTGGAGATCCCGTTCGAATCGATCGATCCGCAGCGCGTGGTCTGCCGCTTCGACGTCAGCGCCGTCTTCGACGACGAGGCGGAGGACGACCTGGAGGACGATCTCGGCTCCGACGGGGATCTTGAGCCATTGGACGCGGATCACTGAGCACAGCGGATCACTGAGGGCGTACGTACGGGGTGGCGGTCACCGGGGTTCGGTGGCCGCCACCGCTGTGTGCACGGAGCGGGGCGCCGGGTGCCGGAGAAGATCAGCCCGAGGCCGGTGTCTGCGCCTTGAGCAGGGCCGGCAGGCGCGTGGTGCGCGGCTTCTGCGGGACCTCCGCCACCGCCCGCTGAAGGGCCTGCTCCACCCCGTGCACCACGGACAGATGACGCTCGGCGCGGCCGAAGGCCGTGTACACCCAGGGCCTGGTCAGGGACTGCGCGGCGTCACCGGGGAGCACCACGACCGCGGCGGGCCAGCGCATGCCCACCGCCTGGTGCGCCGTGAGCGCCCAGCCGTGCCGCACGGACTGCTCCACCCGCTCCTTCGGTACGACGACGGGCAGACCCGCGCACTCCAGGTGCAGCCCGTCGGCGTCGGCCTTCACCACATGTCCCGGCACCGAACGGCCCGGCGCGGGGGAGTACGCGATCCGGTCGCCCGGGTCGAAGCCGCCGAAGCGGCCGGGGCCGGGGTTCAGCCGCTCCTTGAGGGCGGCGTTCAGCGCGCGCGTGCCGACCGCGCCGCCGTGCCCCGGCGTGATCACCTGGGTCTGCTCGGCCGGGATGCCGATCGCGCGCGGCACGGAGTCCGCGACCAGCTGCACGGTCCGGTGCACCGCCTCGCCGGCGTCCCGCACCGGGACGATCACGACCTCCTTGCCGGGCGCCTCGACCTGGTTCAGCTCGCCGATACCGACCCCGGAGACCAGCTCGCCGATCGGCCCGGGGTCCGGTGTCCGCGAGACCACCTGCGGGCACACCCGGGCGGCGAGCAGGTCGGCGAAGACCTTCCCCGGGCCCGCCGACCACAGCACGCCCGGGTCCCCGCTCAGCACCAGCCGCGCGCCGTCCGGCAGCGACTCGGCGAGCACGGCCGCCGTCTCGACGTCGAGCTGCGGCGCGTCGAGGACGACGAGGAGGTCGAGGTCGAAGGCGCCGTCCGCGTCCCGGCCTGGGCCCTCGGCGCCGGACAGGAGTCCCGCGACGGTGACGACACCGGTGCCCGTGCCCTCTGCGGGGCCGTCCGGCAGGTCG containing:
- a CDS encoding ATP-binding SpoIIE family protein phosphatase, translating into MDIENVKNAYSAGASQGSTGVSGSGPSGGLHACEGPAAAVLDNRGAVVRWTGAAEELTGFRAEEVCGRPVRELVADLPDDLHDAEMPASGRVRLWHQCGDTIDVTFRTTKVGGSGSAEVLVLAAPTHHVADHEQGAALLRALSAQNRITIAVHDTHLTTIQTNATTGILDGRPVQPGTRLSDVLCAKDAENLEAVLRQVLETGAPVVRRSQQVSWRHDPARQHALSLSAFRLEDARGRPTGVAALYFDNADQMRARRHLDLAREVAERVGGSLDVVRTAQDLADALAPAFGDLAAVDLAHSVFDGDEPSKQLGGGDTGNAALAPAGAVWPAGIKRGESIPPLPDHPLLRSFRHGEPVVFGPDDFIAMVRDPQLVEYLVPKDAHSVMVAPLHARGHTLGAISAWRCGRSDSFTEDEADLMKQIASRGALAIDNARRYTREHRAAVALQQRLLPPATTDTPAAETAGVYLPAGGGADISGDWYDAIALPSLRVALVAGDVVGHGMPASATMGRLRAAIQTLADLELEPDELLTRLADLIQRLAAEAPSGDRDIVGGTCLYAVYDPVTRRCTMASAGHPPPVLVQPDGTAEAVGISPGPPLALSGMPYETTVIDVEPGSVLALYTDGLVERGDRDIGQGLPRLTEALAAHCRPDRALDETGRALLADLADQAPRDDAALLLARTRAVPAADTAHWEIPADPAAVSQAREWITRQLTMWGLDDLLFTTQLIVSELVTNAIRYGRPPMDLRLIRHHVLVCEVTDSSSTQPRLRRARTTDEGGRGLFLVSQLGGRWGCRHGQNGKTIWSEQIIQDSP
- a CDS encoding M20/M25/M40 family metallo-hydrolase → MSESNTARGVSGEDEVVDLCRELIRIDTSNYGDHSGPGERKAAEYVAEKLAEVGLEPQIFESHKGRASTVARIEGEDPSRPALLIHGHTDVVPANAADWTHHPFSGEIADGMVWGRGAVDMKDMDAMTLAVVRDRLRSGRKPPRDIVLAFLADEEAGGTWGARHLVDKHPDLFEGVTEAIGEVGGFSFTVNEKLRLYLVETAQKGMHWMKLTVDGTAGHGSMIHKDNAITELSEAVGRLGRHKFPVRVTKTLRHFLDELGDALGTELDPENMDATLAKLGGIAKLIGASLQNTANPTQLGAGYKVNVIPGQATAHVDGRYLPGYEEEFLADLDRILGPRVKREDVHADKALETTFDGALVDAMQTALSAEDPIARAVPYMLSAGTDAKSFADLGIRCFGFAPLKLPPELDFAGMFHGVDERVPVDALQFGVRVLDRFIDAS
- the chpH gene encoding chaplin ChpH; this encodes MIKKVVAAAAATGGLVLAGAGLAVADAGAQGAAVHSPGVISGNVIQVPVHVPVNVCGNTVSVIGLLNPAFGNTCINK
- a CDS encoding chaplin, whose amino-acid sequence is MRQVTRKGLMTVAAATGVLAATGGYAHADSGANGSSSDSPGVLSGNTVQAPVHAPVNVCGNTVNVVGVLNPAMGNTCVNHGGGSGSSGGGYGDGGSHSGGGAQAGGHASDSPGVGSGNHVQAPIDVPVNVCGNSVNVVGVGNAAAGNDCANGTGGGHSTTPPGGGHETPPPGNPGEPGHPGQPGHPGNPGQPGNPGTPGTPGTPGHPGQPGQSATPGGKHPGGVSHANHPGAQSVTQPKGAAQLAHTGSDLPLGVVVPAGAGALLAGALLYRKARSAA
- a CDS encoding DUF5703 family protein; its protein translation is MPEYEFVDVYVPRGVSRKETTRLLTDHAEYGHWELDRLSLLRDGSRRVRLRRRIIRQVRATW